The genomic interval TTATTTCATTGTTTCATCGTGATTAATGGATCAAGAATGCTGAGTCTTCACTCTTCAGCTCCAGAAAAAATGGACTTGAATGGAATATGTATTGGTTGGGAATAAAGTTATAGAAACCCATTTGACCTTGAAACCCAAGCCTATTTTTTAAATTCTGTTTCTTCTCAGACAGCTATATTGTATTTCAAATTTGACCATAATAGACTAACAAGAGAAAGACACTTTTGACATCAGCCTTGGAGCATACATTCCTTCCCTAAAGCCACTATCGTGCTTAATAAAGACATGCATCTTAACTAGATGTGGCTCTTCTACTTCTCACGAACAGTAGTAGCTACATATTTTGATTTGAAACTAGATTATTGTTGCTGTGCCAAAATGATTTATTGTCCATTCCTATGTTCTATGCTCTCTTTGGAGAGTAGTAGCTAACAATTAGTTCCCTGAGGAATTCTGGAAGAATTTGGTTGGAATTTGAATTCACATTTGCTTAGAGAAAAACAAAATTTTTGAGGCCTGCAAAACATATAAAACAGCAGAAAAGCTCTTatatttatttagaaaatatAAACATGAACACTCCATCAGTCATTCGAGTATAGTTTACCCAAGTAATTAGCTGTTTGGTATAATATGAGCTGGTTGTCTAGTTATTTTGTTGTACTTCCTTAAGGTTTTTGAGGAGTTCAGAGAACATGAATTATATGGGTTCTACAACAATCAGTAAGAGTTTTGTGGGGTACATAACTCATAGACATCATCTGAGAACTTGTCTCTGGTACATACACATCTTCTGAGTCAAGGTGGGACAATAATTGCATTGAATCAGTTGAAAACTTTCCTATAGATTATGTAATGTGATGCACTACTTCGTACAACTGGAGTTAATCTCTTCACCATAACACTGAGATTATTGGATCAATCTAATAAACTATATGCCATTTTGTATCGTTGCTTGAATTACATGATGCCAAATTAACTAGTTTAAAAATACTAATTCGTACATGCAATTTTGTCTGTTTGTTGTATGACCACGTGATAATAGTTTTAATGTTTGTGGTTGTGGTTCCATGCTTTTAGTTACAATGTGAGTTCTTTGCCTAGTTGTATGAGTTGTTTCCTACTAAGAAGTAAACTGATGCAGGATCTTGCTACTCAACTGAATTACTCAATAAGCATTTTTGCATAGAGAATTCAATGAGGCACAATTGCCCCATCTGTTATGAGGTTTGTGAACATGCGGTTTGGGACAAACCAAAATTGTCACTCAAAAACCTTAGTTGTGAAATATCCACTACATTTGTTAATATTTTGATAATTGAATCTGCTTTGCAGTATCTTTTCGATTCATTGAAAGAGACAAGAGTTCTAAATTGCGGGCACACCCTTCATATGGACTGTTATAGTGAGATGTTGACACATAATAAGTATGTCCCTCACCTCTTCTCGTGCCTTGCACTCAGTTGCATTCTTTTTAACTAAGATACTAAATCTGTTTGTTTCTGACATGTCACTAGATACTCTTGTCCAGTATGCTCTAAGTCAGTTTGTGACATGTCAAAGTACTGGAAAAAATTAGACGAAGAGGTATGATGATGACATTTGATGTTGTACAAGTTTTCTTCCTACATCCTTTCCACTATCTAAGTACATCCTATGTCGTGTGTAGAATTCACTTAATTTTTTGCGATATTTGTTAGTCAAGTTTAAAACTGTCTTAAAAAACATAACATAGAAGCAAATAGTTTTATTGGATTGATGGTTGTTTAATTACCATACTCCATGTGGAAAGGCACTGAAAAAGGCATTTTTTCTTGTTCTCGACGTTTTAATTTTGTTACTGCTTTGGCTTAATGATTTAGGTAATTAGTAATGATTGGGCCCATAGGATTCTCTTCTGGTGCATATACTTTATACTTTATTTTCTAATATTCATTTTATTTGATGGTTTTGATAAATAatgtttcttcttctccttttgcaTCAAAAGCTTAAAATGTTTTTACTGGTTCCTTGTATTTTGTGTCTAGCTTGAGACACCGCGCATATTAAAGCCGAAACAATTTTTACTGCTTTGAGATTTTCTTTTATTTGGGCTGTATCTTTTGCTTGTTATTTTTTCACTTGTGTACATGTCtggaacaaaaaaaatattttttggatCGACAATTTTTGTCTCCGCATGTTTGGTTTTTATCACATAAACATTATttgtattattgtatttatgcCTCTTAATCTAGAATAAAATCTTCCTATGAGCTCTATTAGTAACTAGTCCTGTGGAAGTACACTATACTAACAACGGAGCTTCTACATTTTGCAGATAGCAACAACGATCATGCCTGACGAGTATCGCTACAAGGTTCATTTTTGTTATATCTGCCACATAGTACAACATAGTTGAATGTTCCTTTTTGTTACAAATGATAATTCTTTTTTTGCCACCTTTTGAGGATGCCTACGGTGTTTCCATAGATTCCCTACCCATTTAAATCAGGTTTAGGTGTCCTAATAGCCGGAGTTTGAGTTCGATTTGAATAGTGATGTTATACACACATGTCAATCTAGAGTCTGATTAAAATCACAGAATTCTCGTGTTCGGTTTCCTATTTACATAAATGGATAAAATCATATCTGCGTTCTGATAGTATAAGAAAATGCTGATACTCGTACTCATATGATTGTGTCTTCGCCTACAGTAGCCTGTTATTCTTTCACTTTTTCAACTTCTGCACTATATTGCTGCTAAAGGGAAAAAAATAATGCTGGATCCATCCGGCTATTTGCTCTCATACTTTTATACTTGTGTTGGTTAACACCGACACTTTGATTCAACCTTCATCTCATCTTTCCAATTTGCAAGCTGTTATAAACTCTACATTGCATATTTGTGGAAGGTATTGTAAGCTGTGTTAAATTTCTCAACCTGCATTACAATAATACCGACTCCCTTTTTGAGTGCAGGTTTGGATTCTTTGCAATGACTGTAACGATGTTTCGGAAGTGCTGTTCCACATCGTAGGACACAAGTGCAACCACTGCAAATCCTACAACACCAGGACAATCTCTACTCCACCTGTTCCTGCTCTGTAGCCCCTCCTTCCTCATCATAAGCTCGAAGAATTTAAGAACATTTATTCAAGGAATTTTATCCCTTGATACAAATCAGAAGAGGCCATTCCTTTATTCTGCCTCCacattgaaactactactgtttGAATTtgattcctttttttttaaaagaaaaaaggaTTAACTTTATGTTTTCATTACTAATTCAAGTGTCTCTTTATTTTGCATCTGATTTTATAGGTTGTACTTTTTTTTTCACCGGGATTTTAGTGCTGGGTAATGAAGAATACCATTTTCACTTTgctcttgagaagttctcaatttatctatttatttatgATTTCCACTCATTAGAATTTAACAAATTCCACATAGATAAGTGCAGctgattaactttaaaaaaaactagaGGCGAAATTGGTCGtgatcttctcctctccttccaAGTAAACAACGTCAGTGTAGAAAAAGTAGCCCAGCTGCAATTTATGATGCAGCATTTTTCTTCTCCACcagtaatttttttttgttggtaATTTAAATATCCAATCTACGGATCCAATTAGTCTAGAAATGATCGACTTGATTTCAAGGCTATTAGTATAAATTAAAACGGTAAATCTAAATGGTTAGTGGTCGGCTAGAAAATAAATCTAAAGGGTAATATATAtcattttagaaatataattaatcattaatatatatagagagataatttttaaaaattcaatatgaAATTAGGTGAGAAaagatataattaattttttataatattatttGAATATCTTTAATAATgaccttaaaaattataaaaaaaaattcattctaaCTAAACATATTTTAACCATTTAGCAGTGTCTAAATTAAAAAGCGTATATGAAGTTCCGACAtcataaaattttcaaaactcaaatataATATGTTCATAAAATTTCAACTCTTATTCGATAGGGAACTCGATCACGTGCGCAGAAGTTTGCCCTTCGATAATATATTATAGTTTATGTTACGGCCTacgttttatatttattttaaatctatTAAACCAAGTCGGGTTCCGGCCGGTTTTATGAAGTTCAGTATAACAGCAAATTAccgaataaatttttaaaagatctaAATTCcgtattctaattttaaaattattttatgtttaaaaaCTCACTGTTTTTAATATAATTGATTAAATTTATGTTTAAGATTATAGATATAATAAGTAAAATTAGACTAACacataaaatttaatttcgtATCATTCCAAGCTCTTTAAATTTATAAGTAGATTTCGATCAAATCCGAACTAAAACGGATTAATAGATTTAAAGAGCTCAGaataatatgaaatcatatcTCATCAAGTACTTTTGATTATATACATtgtttcaaatatcaatttggcaCACTATAATGAACATAATGATTTTTTCATTATGAATCGATTCGATTCGTGTTCAAAATACTGTTTTTAGTATAgtttgtcaaattgatatttgagcaCATGAATATTATCAGAAAAATTAGACGAACATATAATACATAGTTTCATTTCATTCCTAATTCTCTAGATCTATCAATCGATTTTCGCTTGGATTTTGTCAAAATCgactgatgaacctagagagtttggaatgatatgaaactaaatCTCATGTATTCgtctaattttttaaattatatttatgccatcaaatatcaatttacaaCTCATCATTTTTCCCAAGTTGATATTTGATGGCATAAATATAAAAAGCACATGGGTCATAAAAAAGTAAAatctccaaattcaatttataactcatcattttccgttgaaaaattttaattttagaggaaaaatgattgaaattgaaaaatattataagttaAAGACTAAAAATGTAAATTTACTTATAAtaggattaaaattaaaaaagtaTAAGTTATAGGACTAAAAATGTAATTTTCTTAAGATAAAAAATAGTATCGAATatgtgatttaataattttaaattaaaattcgtgatttaaatattttagaaACTTGCGTGGTAATTTGCCGGTATCAACCATAGTGAGAAACCGGACCGGTAGGTTCGTTGCCTTATCTCCTCTGTTGGATTCAAATTTCAAATCTGAGAAGCAAACAAACAAGCGGAGAAACTGCAGGGCGTTGCTGCTCTTCGTCCTCGACGCTTACATTGGAAAGACTGCGAATCCAGCGGACGAGGGATAGGGCTTATGGAGATCGGGGCGGAGGCGCCGGAGGGGCTGGGGAGATCCGATATCTTCCACGTCGTCAAGGAGATCCTCGGGTTTGTTCTCTACATCCACCACCAGATCCCCTCGTAAGCTTCCGAAACCCTAAACCCCCTCATTTGTTTGCTTCTTATGGTTCCTTTCGCTTGCAATTTCTTTGCCTTCTGATTGTTGCTAGAAGGGATAGTTCGAACATCTTCTTTGATCGGGATAACCAACTAACCAAGTGTGCAATCGGGTGTAGGATTGTCGAACGTCGTGTATATTTGTGCGGAAATTTCATAGTTTTAGCCTTCTTTTGAGTTCTTGATTGTGATTAGGTTTTGCTGCAGAGGTTGGGGGCCTTTCTTCAATTCAGGATTGGGTTCCTTGGAATCTCTTTGGTTTGCGGAGATTTGTGCTGGAAAAGTAGAAATTTGAAAAGCTGAACTGTTCCCTACTATGCTGTGTTTGAAGACTACAACTAATCACCAACTCCATCCTATGTTACTGGGTTACTGATTTCGTAATCCCTCTCACCTAAAAAGTCCACTCAATGATGATGATTTACTCCTTTCATCTCACCCCGAGGCCGGGGTGATTGGGTGAGCTGTCACCGTTTACCAAATGGGTTACTGATTTCGTTCTTttacataaagcatgaaaatatcAACTAGGTTACAATTTTTGGATTACAAAGAGCTACTGGGTGGGTGAGGGAGGGCATGGTTAAGAACTTTCATTTCTATTCCATTGTATGATAACTTCTGATACCACCATCACTTTTTTTCCTCTTTGAATATCTTAGGTGGACGAAGAAATTTCTTACAATAAACACAAAAATACAACTAAATACAAACTAATGTAGTAAACAAAATTATAATCGAATATCTCTTGTTTGTTTTGTTATCTAGGATGCTCAATGTAGCCCAACAATGTAACAATACTTTCTCTGGATCCACTAGTGAACGAAACTTCGATAAAACCCATCCACCAATTAGTTGACTATTTTGTTATCTTCCAGTCGACTACTTGTTGCCTTCTACTCCATTGCTCCATTATAGCCCTTCAAAATTCAAGTGTTGTTATAGCTTTATCCGCATCTTAGGTCATTCACAAATACCTATTTTAGAATTGCTATTATCATTTTCAGTCGACTAGCAAACATTTTGGTTGTTGATAAATAACTTAAGTCGATTGGTTAGTCGATTGATAAATATTATATTTGCTTGCAATTAACCTGAGTCGACGGGCTAATGGACTCTACCAGTTGATTGATATCCTCATTAGACCAGTCAACTACTTCAAACTTTATATTCATCCAAACTACAACTTTGTAGTTTTAGGTTCTTCAATCAACTACAATTACACTATCAATCGATTGCAAATACCCCAAATTTATCTAAACAATGCTCCTCTTCACCAGTTGACTTGCACTCTAATTCTATTCATACCAAGGTTGAATCCATGTCGTGCCAAGAGACTCTAAATCTATGGGACTTTCTCATTTGCTTAGtacaagtcaaccttgacttattaGAACCTTCTTGTGCCAAGGGATtccttgttttcaaaatttccaatgCCTAGAAACGATTACTATGGGACTTCAACTTTGTTTAGCATTCAATCACTCTTGACTTTCCAAGACTTTCATCATTATCAAGTTCACCATTGCCAAGCATCTAATCCTCCTAGACCTGCTTAAATTTCCTCACTTGCTCAACATCCGGTTCTTCTTAACCTCTTAGAACTTACTTCACTACTAAGCATCCAGCAATTTTTTCACGGCTTGGACTTCTTTACTTGCCCAACATCCAATCCTCCTTGGCCGTTAGGACTTCCTTCGTCGTCAAACATCtagtcaacattgacccacttaATTTTTTTCCAAATTCAAGTATCCAATCACCTTAACCTACTCGTCACATCTTCTCTAATCATCCATCATATTAGTCAAACACAAATATATTGTTCAAATATCAAAATCCAATTTGTACCATTGTTAACTTAAACCAAGagctaattgcaccaacaataatgtgCTATTGTGATAAATCAGTTAGAAGAAGGCCAGAGATCTCTAGCAAAGTttcatattttctttttattgcaTAATAGAAACTATACTACTTGGCGCAGAGTGTTAATCAGGATGAAGCTTAACCTTTTGTAACTCTACACCAATTGAACATCCTTGTTTCTGTTATTTGGTGTTAGCATGCGGACCACTTAGCATTAGATAAATGATATGTTTTGTCAGTTTTGCTAAAAGTGGATTTGCAACTTTACAAGACTTAAATTCCTTATCAATTGAACATGAATCAAAAAATTTCTTGATGTTCCTCTTCCTGTTCAGGATTCTGCAGCACATTGAAAATGAATATGAAGCTCTGAAGGAAGACTATAAAACTTTGGTAGGTGAAATATTCAGTGTGTGCTGGACAGGTCTCATGTGGTCAATTTATTTCATCTGATGAAGCTTCTTATTTTAGGAAGAGACATGTCTTTCACCAAATGCAACAAAGGCATCTGATAGGCGGAAACATAACCTAAGGAAAAGAGAGATTAAGCAAGGGATAAGAAGGATGGAAAAAGTGACGTGTAAAATTTCTGCTTTACTTTCAGCACTTCAACTAGCTCTAGACGAAATGCCCGACATACAAGAAGTTATTTTGGTTCTTGGAGGAAGTCTTATAAGGCCTCAACATGTGTATCAGCTAGTATTCAATGGAGGAAAACTTGATTTTGGTAGAGCTACTGAATCCACCAAGAGTAAAGTTGCAGATTTCATTGCCAAAAAGGTTGGTCTTTTGTGTAACTATATAGCTAGTTGTTCATTTGCATTTCTTAACTCTGCTAACTTGATTTTCATGACCAGTCTATTAGAGCTTTAATATCAGCTGGTGTAGGAAGCTTTTCTTTAATAGGTTTGCCACTTAATTTGCCTATTTTCTACTCTAATGAAGATAACAGTAAGCACTTCCACTTAACCTCAACTCTGAGTTCTTTGTAGGCCCATCTAAGCTGTTCTTGTTGGTCAGAAGTTACTCAACTTTCAGACTGCCGCTCCATTTTTTGCCTAAGCGTGATTTTAGATTTAGCAGCAAGGTAACTCAATATCCTATACTATTGATAATATGCCGATATTATATCCGTCAATTCTGTCTCAGATTGTAAAAACTTTTAACTTGTTTGCATCATTACAGGTAGTACCGCTCAAATTACATATAAAGTGCAACGTTCCAATACCTCCCACTAGCAGTTCAGACAATACATCACTAGCTTCTATCTCTACATGTCCGAATTCAAATGAAAATGATGTGATGTGGTAAGTAGACCCCAACTTGTTAAGCATTTGTTTTACCTGTAGTTACATGAAGCATCAATCTCATTTAGTCATCTTTTCCTCGAATTAAGAAGATTGACATCATACTTTTTTATGAAGAGAAACTTAGCCACTAGATGATTGCTGCTAGTGTTAATTCTAATGGAAAAAACGTTAACAGCATTAAAGAGAAATTCAACCCACACCATCTTCCTACTCTGTGCTGATTGTGTTTCTCTGCATTACATTGCAATTGTTCATCTGCAAGTTGATCTGACAAGTTCATCTATTATAGGTTTCAGTGCAAACATGCTATCAAGGGATTGGCATGCAGGGTACCCTCAGAATGCTAGAAGTTCAATTTCTTTCATAACAGACACATctgtattttttttctctcctctttCTTGTTGTCTCTAGAGCCTTGGATGAACGGGCATAAGAATTCTCTGGCTTCACTGACCCCATCTCTATTCGTAGCTACATGTTCATTCTGGATAAAAATGAACTATAATTACTCATATTTTGTAAATCGAATAACAGAATGAATGATTGATGAGCCAAGGAACCAGGATAGCATTGTAGATTGCATATTAAACCAGTGTTTCTTGTCCACGAGAGAAGGTTCAAGTGTTTTTTACCAATGGTACAAAATGTTTTGATGCATGGACAACCCTTTgacaaataaatcaataaataaGAATTTGAGCAATGGAATTTCTCATCTGTTCAAAATAAATCTTCATCCTCAACAACTTGAAGCAATTTCAGTTAATCTATGGCTCAGAACAGTGttggaataaaacaaaatcatcatcaaataAGTTTGCCAAAAGGAGGTTTTCTTGCTGTATCTCTCAGTTGTAGCCCACTCTCATCATCCAAATTATTAAATAAACTGTAACAGTTCACAGCAACTAAACATTAAGAACTTCCGGCAATAatctaaaatgtaaaaaaaatcattttaaaaaaatcattgctcttatAATTTGTTAAAGTAATATTTGAGGGTatagatataattaggagaactagatgaacatATAAGATTTGGTTctatgtcattccgagctctctaagtCTATCAATTGATTTCGATCAAATCCATATCAAAATTGGCTGATCTAGAGAGTTTAGAATAATATGAAATTAGAtcctatgtgttcatctagtttTCTTGGTTATATCCatctctcaaatatcaatttgacataatatattgaaggcaatgattttttttaaacaaaaatcgcTCTCTAGATCTATCAATCgattttgataaaaacaaatTGATGGACTTAGAAAGTtcaaaatgatataaaattaaGTCTTATGTATtcatttattttttctaattagaTCAATGTCTTTAGATATCAATTTGACATATATATtaagaatattaattttttaatataaaatgaaTTCTTAATCAATTGTTACATTGTAAGGGACTTTATGATATGAATAGTTTCCCAAATAGCAATAGGATCTGTAACAGAGGTAAAAATGATATTGAATATgtaattttaagattttaaaattaaaatacgcgatttaaatattttaaaaatttatcgaCACGATTTGGTAATTTGCCGGTATAAATCATAATGAGAAAACTAGGCCGGTGGGTTCGTTGTTGCATCGCTTTCGTTGGATTTAAATTTTGAAGTAAACAAACAAGTAAAGAAGCTGTAGGGCGTTGCGGCTCTTCATCCTCAACGCTTACATGGGAAAGATGGCGAATCCAGCAAACGAGGGCTATGGCTTATGGAGATCGAGACGAAGGTGCCAGAGGGCTGGGAAGTAGAGATGACAATTTCCTATGATTCAACGGAGGATTCGATACCTGACCTGAAtagaggagggtatggagggattTTTTAAATCCGAAAATCTGACCCATACTCGACCTAAATACCCGATTATATATATGGGTGACTTATCCTGAGCAACAGTGGGCGACATCCAACGTGGATGGTCTGacaaaaaacttattttttttattttcctctccCATTTGCACGTAATGTTTTTCTCTCTCGCATGCACATTGGTGCGGTTTTTACAAACCAGCACCAACATAAAAATCAACACCAACACAAAGATCATCATCAATAGTGGTACGAACCAACACAAATCGGCACCAcattggtgttggtctttaaagatcaGCACCAAAAGTTGTGCTGACCAGCACAAATCAGTACCATGTTGATGCTAGTCTTTAAATATCAACACCTATAATGGTGTAAACCAGCGCAAATCAGCACCACGTTGGTGCTGGTCTTCAAAGATCAGCACCAACAGTGGTGTAAACCAGCGTAAATCAGCATCACGCTGGTGATGGTCTTTAAGTATCTGCACCAACAGTGGTGCAAACCAGCATAAATCAGTATCAcgttggtgttggtctttaagTATCCGCACCAACAGTGGTGCAAATCAGCGCAAATTAGCACCATGTTGGTGCTAGTTTGAGCAAATCAGTACCAATGTGGTGTTGATTTGTGCAAACCAACACCACTAGTGGTGCAAACCAACGCAAATGGTGTTGGTTTATGCAAATCAGCACTACGTTGGTGCTGATCTTTAAATATCATCACTAACAGTAGTGGAAACCAGTGCAAATTAGCACCACATTAGTGTTGGTTTGCTCAAATCAGCACCATgctggtgttggtctttaaagatcaaCACCAACAGTGGTGCAAACCAGCCAAATCAGCATCACATTAGTGCTAGTCTTTAAGGATCAGCGCCAACAGTGGTGT from Zingiber officinale cultivar Zhangliang chromosome 6B, Zo_v1.1, whole genome shotgun sequence carries:
- the LOC121988532 gene encoding E3 ubiquitin-protein ligase MIEL1-like isoform X2; translated protein: MASAAAHPDDSRLGFGKMEFGCIHYRRRCKIRAPCCNEVFNCRHCHNETARHELCRQDVQQVICLVCDTEQPVGQACSNCGVNMGEYYCDVCKFFDDDVEKGQYHCNDCGICRVGGRENFFHCKKCGSCYSTELLNKHFCIENSMRHNCPICYEYLFDSLKETRVLNCGHTLHMDCYSEMLTHNKYSCPVCSKSVCDMSKYWKKLDEEIATTIMPDEYRYKVWILCNDCNDVSEVLFHIVGHKCNHCKSYNTRTISTPPVPAL
- the LOC121988532 gene encoding E3 ubiquitin-protein ligase MIEL1-like isoform X1; this encodes MASAAAHPDDSRLGFGKMEFGCIHYRRRCKIRAPCCNEVFNCRHCHNETARHELCRQDVQQVICLVCDTEQPVGQACSNCGVNMGEYYCDVCKFFDDDVEKGQYHCNDCGICRVGGRENFFHCKKCGSCYSTELLNKHFCIENSMRHNCPICYEVCEHAVWDKPKLSLKNLSCEISTTFVNILIIESALQYLFDSLKETRVLNCGHTLHMDCYSEMLTHNKYSCPVCSKSVCDMSKYWKKLDEEIATTIMPDEYRYKVWILCNDCNDVSEVLFHIVGHKCNHCKSYNTRTISTPPVPAL
- the LOC121988533 gene encoding uncharacterized protein LOC121988533 — encoded protein: MEIGAEAPEGLGRSDIFHVVKEILGFVLYIHHQIPSILQHIENEYEALKEDYKTLEETCLSPNATKASDRRKHNLRKREIKQGIRRMEKVTCKISALLSALQLALDEMPDIQEVILVLGGSLIRPQHVYQLVFNGGKLDFGRATESTKSKVADFIAKKSIRALISAGVGSFSLIGPSKLFLLVRSYSTFRLPLHFLPKRDFRFSSKVVPLKLHIKCNVPIPPTSSSDNTSLASISTCPNSNENDVMWFQCKHAIKGLACRVPSEC